In Halobaculum limi, one DNA window encodes the following:
- the ggt gene encoding gamma-glutamyltransferase, whose product MGDPDIDQFASRRSTVYGQRGVVATSQPLASQAGISVLEDGGNAFDAAVATAAALNVVEPTSTGLGGDVFALYRTADGEVGAMRSCGPSPQEATIENVREAVANEDDVDPEDAEMPGTGAHAVTVPGTARGWEATAEKFGRKSLGELLQPAIRYAKDGYPVSEVVSAQWQHAEDLFETDHARDAFLFDGEAPDVGQHVTLPKLGASMELIAEEGADVVYEGEIAEAIASEVQEQGGFMTVDDLAEFEPEFPDPVSTTYNGTEVYELPPNNQGLIALEALNIAEELDAAEYDYDSPERVHYFSEALKLAFHDGHRYITDPEFEEHPPLGSKEWAANRAQEVGEECNDDVSFGVPDANAEDADTVLLCVADDEGNVVSYINSRFAGFGSGLVAGDTGIALQNRGASFSLDPDHPNSLEPGKRPFHTLIPALADFAPDDDAPDDWAAFGVMGGYMQPQGHVQVISNIVDYDQPLQAALDSPRWRYREEGSLALEPQFDGNTASKLVRKGHDVKTLPPALFGGAQIVRNEDGVLSGATEPRKDGNAQGY is encoded by the coding sequence ATGGGCGATCCAGACATCGATCAGTTCGCGTCGAGGCGGTCGACAGTGTACGGCCAGCGAGGCGTCGTGGCGACGAGTCAGCCACTCGCATCGCAGGCTGGCATCTCAGTGTTGGAAGACGGCGGCAACGCCTTCGACGCGGCGGTTGCGACGGCCGCGGCGCTGAACGTCGTCGAACCAACGTCGACAGGCCTCGGCGGCGACGTGTTCGCGCTGTACCGCACCGCGGACGGCGAGGTAGGCGCGATGCGGTCGTGTGGCCCGTCGCCGCAGGAGGCGACCATCGAGAACGTGCGCGAGGCCGTCGCGAACGAGGACGATGTCGACCCCGAAGACGCCGAGATGCCCGGCACAGGCGCCCACGCGGTGACGGTGCCCGGCACCGCCCGTGGGTGGGAGGCGACCGCCGAGAAGTTCGGCCGCAAGTCGCTCGGTGAACTGCTCCAGCCAGCGATCCGATACGCGAAGGACGGCTACCCCGTCTCGGAAGTCGTCTCCGCGCAGTGGCAACACGCCGAGGACCTGTTCGAGACCGACCACGCCCGCGACGCCTTCCTGTTCGACGGGGAGGCGCCGGACGTCGGGCAACACGTCACGCTCCCGAAACTGGGTGCGTCGATGGAACTGATCGCCGAGGAAGGCGCGGACGTGGTGTACGAGGGCGAAATCGCGGAGGCCATCGCAAGCGAAGTGCAGGAGCAGGGTGGCTTCATGACCGTCGACGACCTGGCGGAGTTCGAACCGGAGTTCCCCGACCCCGTCTCGACCACATACAACGGGACGGAGGTGTACGAACTCCCGCCGAACAACCAGGGCCTCATCGCGCTTGAGGCGCTCAACATCGCGGAGGAACTCGACGCCGCGGAGTACGACTACGACTCTCCCGAGCGAGTTCACTACTTCTCGGAGGCGCTGAAACTCGCGTTCCACGACGGCCACCGCTACATCACCGACCCCGAGTTCGAGGAACATCCACCGCTGGGATCGAAGGAGTGGGCGGCCAACCGCGCCCAGGAAGTCGGCGAGGAGTGCAACGACGACGTGTCCTTCGGCGTGCCCGACGCGAACGCGGAGGACGCGGACACGGTGCTGCTGTGCGTCGCCGACGACGAGGGCAACGTCGTCTCGTACATCAACTCCCGGTTCGCCGGCTTCGGCTCCGGCCTCGTCGCGGGCGACACCGGCATCGCCCTGCAGAACCGCGGTGCGTCGTTCTCGCTCGACCCCGACCATCCGAACTCGCTGGAACCGGGCAAGCGCCCGTTCCACACACTGATCCCGGCGCTGGCGGACTTCGCGCCCGACGACGACGCGCCCGACGACTGGGCCGCCTTCGGCGTGATGGGCGGGTACATGCAGCCACAGGGGCACGTCCAGGTCATCTCGAATATCGTTGACTACGACCAGCCGTTGCAGGCGGCGCTTGACAGCCCTCGGTGGCGCTACCGGGAGGAGGGCAGCCTCGCGTTGGAACCGCAGTTCGACGGCAACACGGCGTCGAAACTCGTGCGGAAAGGGCACGACGTGAAGACGCTCCCGCCGGCGCTGTTCGGCGGCGCACAGATCGTTCGCAACGAGGACGGCGTCCTCTCGGGCGCGACCGAACCCCGGAAGGACGGCAACGCCCAGGGCTACTGA
- a CDS encoding ABC transporter substrate-binding protein — protein MSQDDIRERFDVNRRNLVKSLGVGGIAGLAGCAGGGGSDTPTEGESDTPTPEDSTPTPADSSNVQMGGELIASFGADVANFDPTRANDTTSSKAFGLVYEPLMATDFSGAPQPVLATSVEQKEGDLEWRANLREGVMFHNGNELTAEDVKATFERYEGTPREADVYDWYDSSTVVDDYTLDFTLQAKYAPLKFALGGVPIVPKEVADGDIALKDDPVGTGPYVFDEHQPDTLFRLQRNEDYWFTGSDSMPEKPPIETITFRIIVEQSAQLAALQSGDIDLMNNVPAASYQDLKDNDEFTVTERTQGGFDLLAFPMAVTPYDNAKVRRGVSRLIPRDAIVESVYQGIGTPATSPISPLAGQFTSPEFNQRMGDEYLGYDPEKAATLLEEGFNEAGVEAPFQTKIITNENPQRVKWAQLIQESLNSTDYFEVELEQFEWNTYVGIILGEESDQNNNLIAVGWSAGWDADAYVHNLFHSETFTPACCNIPHYKSEEVDNLIDQGLQTYDLDERKEIYQQLMEKVCQDAPITYIRFGKAMDAFRTDAVKGFQTYPIDSGEYTGIYSPSANAFTYVDK, from the coding sequence ATGTCCCAGGATGACATCCGGGAACGGTTCGACGTTAACAGGCGGAACCTCGTCAAGTCGCTCGGCGTGGGCGGCATCGCGGGGCTAGCCGGCTGCGCCGGCGGCGGCGGCAGTGACACTCCCACGGAAGGCGAATCAGACACCCCGACGCCGGAGGACTCGACGCCGACGCCGGCCGACTCGAGCAACGTCCAGATGGGTGGCGAACTCATCGCGTCGTTCGGTGCCGACGTCGCGAACTTCGACCCGACGCGGGCGAACGACACCACCTCCTCGAAGGCGTTCGGGCTGGTGTACGAGCCGCTGATGGCGACCGACTTCTCCGGTGCGCCTCAGCCGGTGCTCGCCACGTCCGTCGAGCAGAAAGAGGGCGACCTCGAGTGGCGTGCGAACCTCCGCGAGGGCGTGATGTTCCACAACGGCAACGAACTCACCGCCGAGGACGTGAAAGCGACCTTCGAGCGGTACGAGGGCACGCCGCGTGAGGCCGACGTGTACGACTGGTACGACTCCTCGACGGTCGTCGACGACTACACGCTCGACTTCACGCTGCAGGCGAAGTACGCGCCCCTGAAGTTCGCGCTCGGCGGCGTCCCCATCGTGCCGAAGGAGGTCGCGGACGGCGACATCGCCCTGAAGGACGACCCCGTGGGCACCGGCCCGTACGTGTTCGACGAGCACCAGCCTGACACCCTCTTCCGCCTCCAGCGGAACGAGGACTACTGGTTCACCGGCAGCGACAGTATGCCGGAGAAGCCGCCCATCGAGACGATTACGTTCCGCATCATCGTCGAGCAGTCCGCACAGTTGGCGGCGCTGCAGTCGGGCGACATCGACCTGATGAACAACGTCCCCGCGGCGAGTTACCAGGACCTCAAAGACAACGACGAGTTCACCGTCACCGAGCGGACGCAGGGTGGGTTCGACCTCCTCGCGTTCCCGATGGCCGTCACGCCGTACGACAACGCGAAGGTCCGCCGCGGCGTCTCGCGACTCATCCCGCGTGATGCCATCGTCGAGTCTGTCTACCAGGGTATCGGGACGCCCGCGACCTCACCCATCTCCCCGCTGGCCGGCCAGTTCACCTCGCCGGAGTTCAACCAGCGGATGGGTGACGAGTACCTCGGCTACGACCCCGAGAAGGCGGCGACCCTGCTCGAAGAGGGTTTCAACGAGGCCGGCGTCGAAGCGCCGTTCCAGACGAAGATCATCACCAACGAGAACCCACAGCGCGTCAAGTGGGCGCAACTCATCCAGGAGTCGCTCAACTCCACCGACTACTTCGAGGTCGAACTCGAACAGTTCGAGTGGAACACCTACGTCGGCATCATCCTCGGCGAGGAGTCCGACCAGAACAACAACCTGATCGCAGTCGGCTGGTCTGCTGGCTGGGACGCGGACGCGTACGTCCACAACCTGTTCCACAGCGAGACCTTCACGCCGGCCTGCTGTAACATCCCGCACTACAAGAGCGAGGAGGTGGACAACCTCATCGACCAGGGTCTGCAGACGTACGACCTGGACGAGCGCAAAGAGATCTACCAACAGCTCATGGAGAAGGTGTGTCAGGACGCCCCCATCACCTACATTCGCTTCGGGAAGGCGATGGACGCGTTCCGTACGGACGCTGTGAAGGGCTTCCAGACGTACCCGATCGACTCCGGCGAGTACACCGGGATCTACTCGCCGTCGGCGAACGCGTTCACCTACGTCGACAAGTAA
- a CDS encoding ABC transporter permease, translating into MSLQRYLVKRLLVTIPVLFGVSLLTFSLVELLPGNVIDFILQFQEATPELRAQLEAQYNLDEPVYVRYWLWLQDAIFFDFGESVISDRSVSVALAQRLPNTLLLGLLGFFIAIGIGIPLGVVSAVKNGELTDEASRVAALLGIATPNFWLGLMLLLVFSVQLGWFRVIPPDQPLLSTAMLKFTILPAITLGTASSALIMRLTRSSMVEQLNKDYVRTARAKGLSERTVVLKHVLRNSLISVVTVAALQIAFLVDGAVVVEQVFSWPGVGRLLISAITQRDFPIIQAVVLMIATTIVFANLLADIAYSWLDPRIRY; encoded by the coding sequence ATGTCGCTACAACGATACCTCGTCAAGCGGTTGCTAGTGACGATCCCCGTCCTGTTCGGGGTGTCGCTGCTGACGTTCTCGCTCGTCGAGCTACTGCCGGGCAACGTCATCGACTTCATCCTCCAGTTCCAGGAAGCCACACCGGAGTTGCGGGCACAACTCGAGGCGCAGTACAACCTCGACGAACCGGTGTACGTGCGCTACTGGCTGTGGCTGCAGGACGCGATCTTCTTCGACTTCGGTGAGTCGGTCATCTCCGACCGCAGTGTGTCGGTCGCGCTGGCGCAGCGCCTCCCGAACACGCTGTTACTGGGACTGCTCGGCTTCTTCATCGCCATCGGCATCGGCATCCCGCTGGGTGTCGTCTCGGCCGTCAAAAACGGCGAACTGACCGACGAGGCCAGCCGCGTCGCCGCGCTGCTGGGCATCGCGACGCCCAACTTCTGGCTCGGCCTGATGCTCCTGCTCGTCTTCTCGGTCCAACTCGGTTGGTTCCGCGTCATTCCGCCGGACCAGCCGCTGTTGTCGACCGCGATGCTGAAGTTCACAATCCTCCCGGCGATCACGCTGGGGACGGCGTCGTCGGCGCTCATTATGCGCCTGACGCGCTCGTCGATGGTCGAACAGCTCAACAAAGACTACGTCCGCACTGCTCGCGCGAAAGGGCTGTCAGAGCGGACGGTCGTGTTGAAACACGTCCTGCGGAACTCGCTCATCTCGGTCGTCACGGTGGCGGCGCTGCAGATCGCCTTCCTCGTCGACGGCGCAGTCGTCGTCGAACAGGTGTTCTCGTGGCCCGGCGTCGGGCGACTGCTGATCAGCGCCATCACGCAGCGCGACTTCCCGATCATCCAAGCGGTCGTGCTGATGATCGCAACGACCATCGTCTTCGCCAACTTGCTGGCGGACATCGCCTACTCGTGGCTCGACCCACGGATCAGATACTAA
- a CDS encoding ABC transporter permease, translating to MSQESRSRTTQRGRIRVTGFNAEQLSERGELFDWEPEGSDLSRSRTARAWRRFKRNRTALFGVAIIAVMAFAAIFARPIAIEGITIQPFSLAPFDPGASNFNALEQSPSVTHPFGTDWAGKDIFSRVMYGGRFSLTIGFITVAIALAVGVPLGSIAGYYGGWIDEIIMRVVDVLYSFPFLVLAIALIAVLGQGFWKMILALVLVVWIGYARLIRGEILSIKENEYVTAAKALGARDRSIIFRHVVPNALAPVIVQATLGIGTIVLSAAALGFLGLGLQPGTAEWGSMLSSGRETLIQGQWWITVFPGLAIFLFVLSINLVGDGIRDALDPQGESDTGRNR from the coding sequence ATGTCACAGGAATCACGTTCACGAACCACTCAACGCGGCCGGATCCGGGTGACCGGGTTCAACGCCGAACAGCTCTCCGAGCGCGGAGAGTTGTTCGACTGGGAGCCAGAGGGGAGTGACCTCTCGCGCTCTCGGACCGCCCGTGCGTGGCGACGGTTCAAGCGGAACCGGACCGCGCTCTTCGGCGTCGCGATCATCGCGGTGATGGCGTTCGCCGCCATCTTCGCGCGGCCAATCGCCATCGAGGGGATCACCATCCAGCCGTTCTCGCTGGCCCCGTTCGACCCCGGCGCGTCGAACTTCAACGCACTCGAGCAGTCGCCGTCGGTGACGCACCCGTTCGGGACCGACTGGGCCGGGAAGGACATCTTCTCGCGAGTGATGTACGGCGGCCGATTCAGCCTCACTATCGGCTTCATCACGGTCGCCATCGCGCTCGCGGTGGGCGTCCCACTCGGCTCCATCGCCGGCTACTACGGCGGCTGGATCGACGAGATCATTATGCGGGTGGTGGACGTCCTCTACTCGTTCCCGTTCCTCGTGCTCGCCATCGCGCTCATCGCGGTGCTGGGACAGGGGTTCTGGAAGATGATCCTCGCGCTCGTGCTCGTCGTGTGGATCGGCTACGCCCGCCTCATCCGCGGTGAGATCCTCTCGATCAAAGAGAACGAGTACGTCACCGCCGCGAAGGCGCTGGGCGCACGCGACCGCTCGATCATCTTCCGGCACGTCGTTCCGAACGCGCTCGCGCCGGTCATCGTGCAGGCGACGCTCGGTATCGGGACCATCGTCCTGTCGGCGGCCGCGCTCGGCTTCCTCGGACTGGGGCTCCAGCCGGGGACCGCCGAGTGGGGGAGTATGCTCTCGTCGGGTCGGGAGACGCTCATCCAGGGGCAGTGGTGGATCACCGTCTTCCCCGGACTGGCTATCTTCCTGTTCGTGCTGTCGATCAACCTCGTCGGCGACGGCATCCGTGACGCACTCGACCCACAGGGCGAGTCCGACACGGGGAGGAACCGATAG
- a CDS encoding ABC transporter ATP-binding protein, which translates to MASRDAPSSTGASGFDDLDSAERPLLEVRDLETAFYTEEGKVKAVDGVSYTIGRGERFAVVGESGAGKSVTSLSLMRLIESPGRIEGGTIRFHSEVAVAKLAREFPDGVATNDRDGYIHIEDVSGVDVGNDPGATVRDRPKSISTEFKDGDLEIQRGYVDLLRAPTAAMREIRGGEIAMIFQDPHTALNPVYTVGEQIAEAVRAHMDLDDEGVRERVVEMLDKVGIPDPEERYSDYPHQFSGGMQQRAVIAIALSCDPDLIIADEPTTALDVTIEAQILELLKELSDEFDVAIQLITHDLGVVAELCERVMVMYAGRAVEKAAVEELYYEPKHPYTVGLMGSIPRIGDRRERLDTIPGTMPDLVQLPPGCSFHPRCPYAEEACTKRDPALVNADTGELADESDPSVHAAACLEYTGELQEGLDFEIEIQEEETESYMEGDE; encoded by the coding sequence ATGGCGTCGCGTGACGCACCCTCGTCGACCGGTGCCTCCGGGTTCGACGACCTCGACTCGGCGGAACGTCCGCTGTTGGAGGTTCGTGACCTCGAGACGGCGTTCTACACCGAGGAGGGGAAAGTCAAGGCGGTCGACGGGGTCTCCTACACCATCGGCCGCGGCGAGCGGTTCGCCGTCGTCGGTGAGTCCGGCGCCGGCAAGTCCGTGACCAGCCTCTCGCTGATGCGACTCATCGAGTCGCCGGGGCGTATCGAAGGCGGGACGATCCGCTTCCACTCCGAAGTGGCCGTGGCGAAACTCGCTCGGGAGTTCCCCGACGGAGTCGCCACGAACGACCGCGACGGCTACATCCACATCGAGGATGTCTCGGGCGTCGACGTCGGGAACGACCCCGGCGCGACGGTCCGCGACCGCCCGAAGTCCATCAGTACCGAGTTCAAAGACGGCGACCTGGAGATCCAGCGTGGCTACGTCGACCTGCTTCGCGCGCCGACAGCGGCGATGCGAGAGATCCGTGGCGGCGAGATCGCGATGATCTTCCAGGACCCGCACACCGCACTCAACCCGGTGTACACGGTCGGCGAGCAGATCGCCGAGGCGGTCCGTGCGCACATGGACCTCGACGACGAGGGCGTGCGCGAACGCGTCGTCGAGATGCTCGACAAGGTCGGCATTCCCGACCCCGAAGAGCGCTACTCGGATTACCCCCACCAGTTCTCCGGCGGGATGCAACAGCGCGCGGTGATCGCCATCGCCCTGTCGTGTGATCCCGACCTGATCATCGCGGACGAACCGACGACCGCACTCGACGTGACCATCGAGGCGCAGATCCTCGAACTGCTGAAGGAACTGTCCGACGAGTTCGACGTGGCGATCCAACTCATCACCCACGACCTCGGCGTCGTCGCCGAACTGTGTGAGCGAGTGATGGTGATGTACGCCGGTCGCGCCGTCGAGAAGGCGGCCGTCGAAGAACTGTACTACGAGCCTAAACACCCGTACACGGTCGGGTTGATGGGGTCGATCCCACGGATCGGCGACCGACGTGAGCGACTGGACACGATTCCCGGCACGATGCCGGACCTCGTGCAACTGCCGCCGGGGTGCAGTTTCCACCCGCGGTGTCCGTACGCTGAGGAGGCGTGCACGAAACGCGATCCAGCGCTCGTGAACGCGGACACCGGCGAGTTGGCCGACGAGTCCGACCCGTCGGTCCACGCCGCCGCGTGTCTGGAGTACACCGGCGAACTGCAGGAGGGACTCGACTTCGAGATCGAGATCCAAGAAGAGGAGACAGAGTCGTACATGGAGGGTGACGAATGA